A stretch of the Medicago truncatula cultivar Jemalong A17 chromosome 5, MtrunA17r5.0-ANR, whole genome shotgun sequence genome encodes the following:
- the LOC11405491 gene encoding probable inactive poly [ADP-ribose] polymerase SRO1: MEANSGKASDRVVLNLKRKHASRHATCPNGALRPVLPQWASLVSPRNKVVKQMKLNSYKSKPTKSETHIRRSWVRYYMNYKKSGRPERLMVYQNGEWKDFPRNVVDLVREDFNAKKGSVEVELHGHHLVLNFLHMYQMNLKSGLQRPIAWIDETGCCYFPEIYDDSDEGPYDPCNQDSGESQESLFQDPNDIKLHLEIEINGVDASKLGESTGESNVIVKHTQIDAKQNDLEIEDSSNNMGNGNVGEAVEQNKNIVGSAVVYVRLDLDTVQKMFLKGTSSFGSADIVEIYPFSSTMMLSRLELFEKQAEITKNCRGDANIQYAWLASSKGELSTMMKCGLGHCGISTSKCTHGFGVHLAAATFPFASASHCDIDENGVRHLVFCRVIMGNMELLRPGTRQFRPSSSDYDSGVDDIHNPRYYIVWNMNTNTHICPEYVVSFKVSSATEGLLLGSKTKNNIFGVNSASRSPKILSRSESSTVDTGIASGSRRGPTSPSMPFPVLIDALKNKVSAKDMEVINMHYLQFRAKRMTRDDFAKKLRLIVRDDALLRATIVGLQSKMPPQPSRVIKTEPY, translated from the exons ATGGAAGCAAACAGCGGAAAGGCATCGGATAGGGTTGTGCTTAATCTGAAGCGTAAACATGCTTCTCGACATGCTACATGTCCCAACGGAGCTCTGCGACCAGTGTTACCTCAATGGGCATCACTTGTATCTCCAAGAAACAAAGTTGTCAAACAGATGAAATTGAACAGTTACAAGAGCAAACCGACGAAATCAGAGACTCATATTAGACGGTCATGGGTTagatattatatgaattataagAAGAGTGGACGCCCTGAACGTTTGATGGTCTATCAAAATGGTGAATGGAAGGACTTTCCTCGGAATGTTGTTGACTTGGTTAGGGAAGATTTTAATGCGAAGAAAGGATCTGTGGAGGTAGAGTTACATGGCCATCATCTTGTGCTGAATTTTTTGCACATGTATCAGATGAATTTGAAATCTGGTTTGCAGCGCCCTATTGCCTGGATTGATGAGACAGGGTGCTGCTATTTCCCTGAGATTTATGATGATTCTGATGAAGGGCCTTATGATCCCTGCAATCAGGATAGTGGAGAAAGTCAGGAATCATTGTTCCAAGATCCTAATGATATTAAATTACATttagaaattgaaataaatgGAGTCGATGCTTCCAAGTTGGGGGAGTCCACAGGGGAGTCCAATGTTATAGTTAAGCATACTCAAATTGATGCTAAACAAAATGATTTAGAAATTGAAGATAGTAGCAATAACATGGGAAATGGAAATGTTGGTGAAGCTGTtgagcaaaataaaaatatagttgGTAGTGCAGTTGTATATGTAAGGTTGGATTTGGATACTGTACAGAAGATGTTTCTTAAGGGAACTAGTAGTTTTGGTAGTGCTGACATAGTTGAGATTTACCCCTTCTCAAGTACAATGATGCTATCACGATTGGAGCTGTTTGAGAAGCAAGCTGAAATTACGAAAAATTGTCGTGGGGATGCGAATATTCAATATGCCTGGCTTGCTTCTTCTAAAGGAGAACTATCTACTATGATGAAGTGCGGGCTTGGTCATTGTGGAATATCTACATCTAAATGCACACATGGCTTTGGTGTTCATCTTGCAGCTGCTACCTTTCCTTTTGCCAG TGCTAGTCATTGTGATATTGACGAAAATGGGGTTCGACACTTGGTCTTTTGCCGTGTAATAATGGGGAATATGGAGCTTCTCCGTCCTGGCACTAGACAGTTTCGTCCCAGTAGTAGTGACTATGATAGTGGGGTGGATGACATCCACAATCCAAGATACTATATAGTATGGAATATGAATACGAACACCCACATCTGTCCAGAATATGTTGTTAGTTTCAAGGTCTCTTCTGCTACTGAAG GCCTTCTTTTAGGAAGTAAGACtaagaataatatttttgggGTTAACTCAGCTAGCCGAAGTCCTAAAATCTTGTCACGTTCAGAATCTTCTACAGTAGACACT GGAATAGCATCTGGTTCGCGTAGAGGTCCAACATCCCCTTCAATGCCTTTTCCTGTGCTTATTGATGCTCTCAAAAACAAGGTTTCTGCTAAGGATATGGAAGTTATCAATATGCATTATCTGCAATTCAGG GCAAAAAGGATGACTCGTGATGATTTTGCTAAGAAGTTGAGGTTGATTGTGCGAGATGATGCTCTCTTGAGAGCTACAATAGTTGGCCTTCAAAGCAAG ATGCCCCCCCAACCATCTCGCGTGATCAAAACAGAACCTTATTAA